One window from the genome of Nicotiana sylvestris chromosome 9, ASM39365v2, whole genome shotgun sequence encodes:
- the LOC104236259 gene encoding uncharacterized protein translates to MATTTVFRRIKEGVIRSHTNAIKPYLTEENKRARLQFCLSMIESVARPRYDEDGVEYFSGKIGIFPFVIKEPARRNSKNRVVGTLETKPILSVTKDVTRTCLIEKVLPAIRSKWPLSRSNGPIFIQQDNARPHLGVNDVEFNEATRQGGFDIRLCFQPPNSPDLNVLDLGFSRAIQSLQHQRAPSTHQRAPSTIDELINAVESSFNEMKVDRLNHVFLTLQSCMVEVTKDKGGNNYKVPHMKKDTLEREGNLPVRVSCNIDIVNQAISLIQS, encoded by the exons ATGGCAACAACAACGGTCTTTCGGCGTATCAAAGAAGGAGTTATCAGGTCACATACCAATGCCATAAAACCTTATTTGACGGAGGAAAACAAAAGGGCAAGGCTTCAATTTTGCTTGTCAATGATCGAGTCCG TTGCACGCCCTAGGTATGATGAAGATGGAGTTGAATATTTTTCGGGGAAAATAGGAATTTTCCCTTTTGTTATCAAGGAGCCAGCAAGAAGAAATAGCAAAAATCGAGTTGTTGGAACTTTGGAAACGAAACCTATTTTATCTGTCACTAAAGATGTGACTAGAACTTGTTTAATTGAAAAGGTTCTTCCTGCCATTCGATCAAAGTGGCCACTTTCACGGTCAAATGGCCCTATTTTTATCCAACAAGATAATGCAAGACCTCACCTAGGTGTTAATGACGTGGAATTTAATGAGGCTACTCGACAAGGTGGATTCGATATTAGGCTATGCTTTCAACCTCCTAATAGTCCGGATCTAAATGTTTTGGACCTCGGATTTTCTAGAGCTATTCAATCACTTCAGCATCAAAGGGCTCCTTCAACGCATCAAAGGGCTCCTTCAACTATTGATGAGTTAATAAATGCCGTTGAGAGTTCTTTTAATGAGATGAAAGTTGATCGATTAAATCACGTGTTTCTAACTCTACAGTCTTGTATGGTTGAAGTGACGAAGGACAAAGGAGGGAACAACTACAAGGTGCCACATATGAAAAAGGACACACTAGAACGAGAGGGAAATCTTCCTGTTCGAGTTAGTTGTAACATTGACATTGTTAATCAAGCTATATCTCTGATTCAAAGTTGA